A single genomic interval of Musa acuminata AAA Group cultivar baxijiao chromosome BXJ3-4, Cavendish_Baxijiao_AAA, whole genome shotgun sequence harbors:
- the LOC135582593 gene encoding uncharacterized protein At1g51745-like produces MGSQQDASLSSINVSAGGLVWVRRRNGSWWPGRTVGLHELPVKCLLPPRSGTPIKLLGREDGSMDWYNLEKSTRVKAFRCGEFDECIQKAMASAVHSSKFSTSTGKYVHREDAILHALEIEKSYFPSRKQNGSGMNNFYRATGCNFTKKSKKMHRLDKQRGLMARKFDTFEDNSPQEIPQSLVSYEQLDKLIAADAQLMEKEHWRTPNDSEGEGINHVRDLQDIGLGIISTRKPHVHVETELFTDLALPDSASLSESNINNRFFSSGPIISCKSSGSCLKRKRSSAKAHEDVRRDCHHALTKVCKGSRIIIPSYCYWDGTFGGFWPLKEATEKTSKELLSIPSWTNITCGSGTSGETLLGASESTCKFDGTDFNSQIKDCELASMLEFIDNECSDGLVDIPLVMGDHIGEDFQKASEYCPIRDLLPRVDEKHYNGCCEDDLVSHFAEGLRESSFTDSRHQLNSVNKKAEKRSVEPHLISKKNLNYMRFSRITNSESHINGANQSENSLDQMEKKIFFAGLARKIGSNHSDEFLTLDSCHCHLVKDESVSEAYDVSQSQSSDLPCSSSEWEHCQSEALKHCVINCSTSLLPSRDHERSSRRQIPISTLMTRQLFPRDRVSTLTCSKYQVVKQIRSTGLCSSLYDVELTVETKTGRPHVPLNSLTSKLNGKAIVGHPAPVEVMEDGSSDTLITKNDCWPATSNINRSLKNGVVIIGRATPRKKAAQTYHGVQWGNYDQLNVPSLLERKHSNSRTSRLSPRKIRRLSSIRKPEVETIVRPAVACVPLGLVFSRITEAFPSSL; encoded by the exons GGACTGGTATAATCTTGAGAAATCAACACGTGTTAAAGCATTTCGCTGTGGGGAGTTTGACGAATGCATCCAGAAGGCCATGGCTTCTGCAGTTCATTCAAGTAAATTCTCAACCAGTACAGGGAAGTACGTCCACAGAGAAGATGCCATTCTTCATGCCTTGGAGATTGAGAAGTCTTACTTTCCTTCCAGAAAGCAGAATGGCTCAGGAATGAACAACTTCTACAGAGCAACAGGTTGTAATTTTACCAAAAAATCAAAAAAGATGCATAGACTTGACAAGCAACGAGGTTTGATGGCCAGAAAATTCGATACTTTTGAAGATAATTCACCCCAAGAGATACCTCAATCTTTGGTGTCATATGAACAGCTGGATAAGTTGATTGCTGCTGATGctcaactgatggagaaagaacaTTGGAGAACTCCAAATGATTCAGAAGGTGAAGGAATAAACCATGTGAGAGATCTTCAGGACATAGGATTGGGGATTATATCAACTAGAAAGCCTCATGTGCATGTTGAAACAGAATTATTTACTGACTTAGCCCTTCCTGACAGTGCTTCGCTCAGCGAATCAAACATAAATAACAGGTTTTTTAGTTCTGGTCCAATAATAAGCTGTAAAAGTTCTGGTTCATGCCTGAAACGGAAGCGATCGAGTGCCAAAGCTCATGAGGATGTGAGAAGAGACTGTCACCATGCTCTGACTAAAGTTTGCAAAGGTAGTAGGATTATAATTCCGTCATATTGTTACTGGGATGGTACTTTCGGAGGATTCTGGCCTCTTAAAGAAGCTACTGAGAAAACATCAAAGGAACTGCTATCTATTCCAAGTTGGACAAATATTACATGTGGTTCAGGAACATCGGGTGAAACATTGTTGGGTGCATCTGAGAGCACTTGTAAATTTGATGGCACAGACTTCAATTCTCAAATCAAGGACTGTGAACTTGCAAGCATGTTGGAGTTCATCGACAATGAATGCTCTGATGGCCTGGTCGATATTCCCCTTGTAATGGGTGACCATATTGGTGAAG ATTTTCAGAAGGCTTCTGAATATTGTCCGATCAGAGATCTTCTGCCACGTGTAGATGAGAAGCATTATaatggttgctgcgaggatgatcTTGTATCACATTTTGCTGAAGGGCTTAGAGAGAGTAGCTTTACTGATTCTCGACATCAGCTTAATAGTGTCAATAAGAAGGCAGAAAAGAGGAGTGTGGAACCACATTTAATCAGTAAAAAGAACCTGAATTATATGAGGTTCAGTAGAATTACAAATTCTGAAAGCCACATCAATGGGGCCAATCAATCTGAGAATTCCTTGGATCaaatggagaagaaaattttttttgcaGGCTTGGCCAGAAAAATTGGCAGCAATCATTCGGATGAATTCTTGACTCTCGATAGTTGTCATTGTCATTTAGTAAAGGATGAATCAGTTTCAGAGGCATATGATGTTTCCCAATCTCAGAGTTCTGATCTTCCTTGCTCTTCTAGTGAATGGGAACATTGCCAGTCCGAAGCTTTAAAGCATTGTGTAATAAATTGCTCTACCTCACTTCTACCCTCAAGAGACCATGAGAGATCATCCAGGCGCCAGATTCCTATCTCCACTCTGATGACTCGACAATTGTTTCCTCGTGACCGAGTCTCTACTCTGACTTGCTCCAAGTACCAGGTTGTGAAGCAAATAAGAAGTACAGGTCTCTGTTCTTCACTATATGATGTTGAATTGACTGTAGAAACAAAAACTGGCAGACCTCATGTGCCTCTGAATTCTCTCACGAGTAAATTGAATGGTAAAGCAATTGTTGGCCATCCTGCTCCCGTTGAGGTCATGGAAGACGGCTCCAGTGATACTCTGATAACTAAGAACGACTGTTGGCCAGCTACAAGCAACATTAATCGGTCACTGAAGAATGGAGTAGTAATTATTGGGAGAGCAACTCCTAGGAAGAAAGCAGCACAGACCTATCATGGCGTTCAATGGGGGAACTATGATCAACTCAATGTTCCTTCTCTTTTGGAAAGAAAACATTCAAATAGCAGAACATCAAGGTTGTCTCCCAGAAAGATCCGGAGGCTTTCATCCATCAGAAAGCCAGAGGTTGAAACGATTGTGAGACCTGCTGTTGCATGTGTTCCACTCGGACTTGTCTTTAGTAGGATTACGGAAGCATTTCCTTCATCACTATAG